A region of the Microcaecilia unicolor unplaced genomic scaffold, aMicUni1.1, whole genome shotgun sequence genome:
CAATAACATAAACTAGGAGAggtcaaagtagaaaatgaaccTAGGAAGaggacatggaaatacttttaaaaacaaataggaggaaatattttttcactcaacgaatagttaagctctggaactctttgccggaggaagtggtaacggtggttagagtatctgggtttaagaaaggtttggacaaattcctggaggaaaagtccatagtcttcagacatgggaagcaactgcttgccctgggatttgtagtatggcatgttgccacgatttgggtttctgccaggtacttgtgacctggcttgagcactgtttggaaaacaggatactgggctagatggaccattggtctgacccagtatggctactcttacgttcttataggAAAAGGCAATAGAACACGTAACTATCAGaagtagaagaaaaaaaagggggaagataaGGAAAGGTGTTGCTAGTACTCTGCAgctcccaaaaagtagatctagTTCCCATAGTTTATTtccaatgttttttatttttgttacatttgtactccgcactttcccactcatggcaggctcaatgcggcttacatggggcaatggagggttaagtgacttgcccagagtcacaaggagctgcctgtgcagggaatcgaactcagttcctcagttccctaggaccaaagtccaccaccctaaccactaggccactcctccactgttgctactacttgagattctacatggaatgttgctattccactagcaacattccatgtagaagtcggcccttgcagatcatcgatgtggccgcgcaggcttctgcttctgtgagtctgactcacagaaacagaagcctgcgcagccttctacatggaatgttgctagtggaatagcaacattccatgtagaatctccaatagtatctattttatttttgttacatttgtaccctgcgctttcccactcatggcaggctcaatgcggcttacatggggcaatggagggttaaatgacttgcccagagtcacaaggagctgcctgtgcctgaagtgggaattgaactcagttcctcagggccaaagtccaccaccctaaccactaggccactcctccactccaatgtttATTACTTTTGTTGATAAACAATTTACCTTAACATCCCCACCAttaaagttataaaaaaaaactaaacacctCTTCAAAATATATGTAAATAGTGCTCAGGATTCCCCCATCATTCGAAAAGTGAAACAGGATGGTCATCAGATGAAAATCATAACACCTGCAGCAACTATAATAATAGAATGTTCAAGCAATTTTTACTTAACGTAACTGACGATGAATCAAATTGCTGTGAGCTCCCCCTTAGATTTTTCAAATATTCTTGTTCTAAGTATAAAACTTCACACGGGCCGGTCCAAATTCTTAACAAATCTCCAAGAAAAAACCCCTCCATCCTACAATCCTGGAGCAATGAAAAACACAATAATGGTTCATACGTAATCCAGATGTACCAGTCTTCAATTTGAAGTTACCGCTCCACAAATCCTTTAATCGGCACttgctccaaaaaaaaaaaaacctcccatccAGGTTATAAAACCCCTCACCTCCATAAACAGAGTCACGCAGCCTTCACGGAAATTTTCACAGTCTTCCTGTGTTTCATTCTCTTTCGGTCccaacactggccatgtttcactTAATGCTTCCTCAAGTGACCAAACAGCCACTCTGTCCAGATGAGACCAAGCTTCTCAGAATACGGCACTCCTCAATGAAGACGCCGAAACATCAAGTAAGCCCATTTATAAATAATACTATAGTTTATTTCCAGGGATGAGCAATGGCTTATCGACCATACTAATACATTTTatgggaacttgtccaaccctcttTTGAATCTGGCTACTTTGgtcaccttgaccacatcctagtctgtttatttatttatttactagtaaaaaaggcccgtttctgacacaaatgaaacgggcgctagcaaggttttcctcggagtgtgtatgtttgagagagtgtatgtgacagcaagagagagagtgtgtgtgagacacagactctctgtgagactgagtgtatgagaccaagagagtgtgtgactgtgtgacacacagtgactgtgatacagtgtgagacatagagtgtgtgagagtgagagagagagtgtgtgagagagacagtgtgtgtgtgacagagatacctccccccctctctgctgtcaggccccccccctctatctctctggtgtctgagcgttactgtgcaggacgctgagctctggctgtgcttcaaggaactgaccaatcctatttaatagaatgaaactccaacattctgaagccgagaaacctcgtgtggttggtcacgtctgcttgtgacgaacccggaagtacatgatgtcaaatCACgaaatggatacagagagcaggaatgcctatctcagccacttcacttttagaacgttgggaaagtgaggcttcattagaatgttggaggtgcgttttatatagagagattgcatttgtatcccacattttcccacctatttgcaggctcaatgtggcttacattgttccgtcatggcgatcgccatttccggattgagagATACAAgtagtattacattaaagatcatgattaacatagtagattaagcaggTTCCTGGATGTGGCCACGATCACTGGCAGAAAGGGAAGGAAGTTAAGAGTAGCTTCTTTAGGTCTCATCACACTTTTTCTTATTCTGTTATCAACACTCCTTTCCTTTGCCTTCCTGGTCCTCTTACTTTCCTCCACAATCCATGGCAAAAACTTCTAGTAATATGCAGTGATACAGCATGCTAAGGGAGGACCCTTATATTCATGAGGTGCTGTCAGGGTACGTCCTGAGTCTGTAGGGATCGGATTCTAAgatttttctttcccttttggCAGGCAAGAGTTATGGCAACCATTGGAGTTACTCGTGGTTTCGGGGATCACGACCTCAAGGTGTACAACTCTTCCATCCACATTAAACCCTTCCTGTCCTGCTTTCCTGAAGTAagtaaattaaactctggaattcattgccagagaatgtagtaaaagcggttagcttagcggggtttaaagaagatttgatggcttcctaaaggaaaagtctctaggctattattaaaatggacttggggaaaatccactgcttatttctagaataagcagcataaaatgtattgtactgttaggggatcttgccaggtacttgtgacctggcttggccactgttggaaacaggatgctgggcttgatggaccttcggtctgtcccagtgtggcaatacttatgtacgtatcctcccatacttgATCCTGAAGTCACAGGCCCTTTTAAAGGCTTCATACAGTCTTCTTGGCACCAAATATTAGGCAATAGCACTGTACAGGTGggtaaaatgttttctgcactcAAACTCTCTTTTTGGATCAGTCGTACTGTCATCCATTTCTTTTACCATGTTAATTATTCTGGCTACAGTCCAGTAAACTTTTCCTTTTATGAAGTTACTTGCCGCGTGCTTGCTTTAGATTCCATGGCACCCTGAGATTCGTGGATAGCACCTGAATGTGTAACTCCTAAAGGTTTGTGACTGTGGTGTGACAGCAAAGGAGGAGAAGACTGAAAAAACAGCAATGCAAAAACTGTCCATCACAAATCTGAAATGCCTTCCTTGTTTGTTTTTCATTCATGTTAAGACATAAATGATATTAATGTAATAATTTGCTTCATTTGGGTTGCCTTGATATGACTCTGATTTTTAATCAATAATTTCCATTGCACACAGTTGCTCACAAGTCTAGTCAGTGAAAAATTGCACACAAGCCATCAGTCAGAGCAgcggttctcaatccagtccttgggagacACACACTGTCAGGTCacaaagcagcaactaggtttgtgagcccttgggccgctgccaaggagcggcagtggcaggcaaaaccaccccaaccagcactgggctaacacacacacaaagcagggactgcagacagggataagcaaagcaggaacccactggacaagaacacttggactggagcaaggcttcacctgcacttgaccacctttccccaggagttgagcccctgggcgcaggcggccggcaggacttaccggactgggcaggaactggataccagcaggaaacacatAACATAGTCAAGACTACaaactgccaggcagccactaagacagaaacacagacaggagggagtcaggactacaagctgccaagcagccactaataaagaacacaggcacaagacaaggaaatgcagaccagaaacaagactagaaactaaacaataaaaccaaagctaactacacacaaacaaacaagaaccaggaaagaactcagaataaaactggactaggcagaatgcacagagcacacccacttaccagggaccttagacgatgcaaaggcaaacacagaagtttctaggtgattaataaagcccatcagctgcagcaatcacaaggcaactacgggtgctgttcaggtacaaacaaggaaagcaattctggcagcccggaagatctggactgaattgggctgaagtctggaacaggtgacagtaaacagacagtccattgcagccaccaggtctggccaccagagggcgaggtgagcacagacaaggaaacggtcacaaaTGTGACACACacagccaggcaggttttcaggatatccacaatgagtatgcacgagataaatttgcatggaaACTCGTGCATACTGATTgcggtaatcctgaaaacctgacttactGAGTGTCCCTTAGACAAAGCATTGGTTGGGTGACCCTCCTCCAAACTGGTTTAATTTGAAATCATTTATAGAATGTACCTGGGCAGTTGGGGTtggtttcccctcccccaccaccaccacaacaaaATGGTATCCCATACTCTGTGTGAACATTTGGAGATCTTCACTGTTCCCAAATAGCTTCAGTtttcaagtactactactactactacttgacatttctaaagcgctactagggttacgcagcgctgtacaatttagcataggacagtccctgctcaaaggagcttacaatctaaaggacaaatgtacagtcagtcaaataggggcagtctagatttcctgaaaggtataaaggttaggtgccgaaagcaacatacTAGGTGCAGTAGTGCATAGTTGTGAATTTTGAGACATGTTGGTGGTTGAATTTGGCAGTGACCGGTCTAGATTTATCCAGCTGGTCACTCTCACTGTCCAAATTCAGTCTTAATTCAGGTTGGTTTTCCCATGCTTGTTTAAGATGCATTGAAATGATGGATGATGTTATCTGATGACTGGCCAGTTTTCTCACGAGAGATGCATAGCTATGACTTCCTTCCTCCTTCAGGTCAGAGTTTATGACCTCATGCAGTACAAACACCAGCCTGACGATGTGATGGTCATGGGCACTGACGGACTCTGGGACGTGGTTAACGATCAGGAAGTAGCGGACATTGTCAGAACCATCCTCTCGGATTATAAACCAAATCACCCAAGCAGGTACGTCCAAAAAGAAATTAAATGCCGCAAACTGATGTGAAGCGAGTATGCATCACCCTATAACAATGCCATGTCCAGCAGCTAGAAAAGCATTCAAAAGTGGAATTATTAAGGGAACCAGATATCTCATTGAACTGGCAACACCATACTGAGCCTTTCGTTGGATCAAATCTGACCAGGTCAGCAGCAACTGAAAATCCTTTGATGACCTCAAAATGAAACAATTGATGGATCTCAGTCCAATAGCCAGTCAATCGATTGGCACAGTTGGGTTTCATTTTGAATTGGGCAATATGGCTCGGGGGAGGAGACAGAGAAGGCCAGGGCTTTgctactggacatggatggcattatttgggtttctgcaggtgCAATGTTGCTACtcgttgagattctgcatggaatcttgttactctttaggattccagaatcttgctattctttagggttctacatggaatcttgctacttcttGGATTCCTACAGGtacaatgttgctactttttgcgattctgcatggaattttgttactctttaagattccagaatcttgctattttttagGGTTCAGATaaaaaaaagtgggaagtggaccaatgaatCCAGGACACTGAGACTGTGGTGGTATATAAAGgagcaaactttattgtagactcgacacagtactgtgtttcggccacaggcctgcctcaggagtttgtcgctggccaaatagaagcAGGAGATTCTACAGCCAGTTTACCGATGCATAATCGCCCATCCTATTGAAATACCTCAACAGCTTACACACTCAAATCCGTCTAATCGTAGTATTTCAATAGGACAGGCGGTTATCATGCATTGGTCAACAAGCTGTAGAATCTCCTgcttctatttggccagcgacaaactcctgaggcaggcctgtggccgaaacacagtactgtgtcgagtctacaataaagtttgctcCTTTATATACCACCAAAGTCTCAGCGTCCTGGAGtcacccacttttttttttatctgtatctTTACCTCAtgggagtttgtgttcatccacttaggtggataaCCTACCCCGAtatattctttagggttctacatggaatgttgctactaattgggtttctgccagatacttgtgacctggattggccactgatagaagcaggatactgggctagatagaccattggtctgacccagcatggctattcttatgttcttatgccaatGTTACTAAGGTCTATATATGGCAAAGCAAGTTACGCACACCCAATTTACACACGTAACTTGAGTGATAAGCCAATCAGTGTCGATAACTGGGTGTTAGCAACCAATtacaattggcaataattaggatttgcatgcatatcttattctataatgacatgcatgcaaatatttgggggtggggCTAGTGGGTGTTCTAGGGGcgttcctaaatttacacacgtagatATAGAATATGACCAAACCATGCCTAATGTAGGCACCAGCGTTTAAGCCTGATATAGAAGTCCTAACTGCACACAGTTTTATGCCCTAAGCGTGATGTATACTCCTTATTGAATTACACTAAGCGTGTTAAATATTTTGCACCAATttttaggcgccacttatagaatttacgcCTGAGAGTATGGACTCCACCATCCATTGGTGAAACATGTCTTGCTAAATTCTGTCGTGTCATTTTTGGTGCTGTAGGTTTACCAAAGTAGCCCAAGAGCTGGTCTCCAGGTCTAGAGGTGTCCTGAAGGAGAGAGGGTGGAGAATGGCCAACGACAAATTGGGCTCAGGGGACGACATCAGTGTGTTTGTGATCCCTCTTGGCAATCAGAGGAAAGGCACGTGAGAGGATTCTCCAGAAGGAAGCCATCTCTGCTCACTTACTGCGTTCTTGACCAAGAGGGGAAGGTAACAGCTCTGTGTACAACAATGGCTATTGTGAGCCGGTGAAAAGCAGGCAAGTTCTCCTCATGCCTCACCCAGCCCCCTTCACTGGAAGTTCTTCAACCCCACACCTAATAGACCACTGCTTTGCAGTTACCAGCTGACTCAAATGTAACCAGGAATTGTGAAAAGCAAATGGTCCCTCTATTTAACAAAGTGAAAGCACTGTTAAGGGTTGTTCTTGTGTTAAGGTGCAGTTGCTGTATATACTAGAAATCTTTGTATTGCACTAATGAAAGTTGCAAAATGGGGCCCATAATATCCTTTGGGCAACTTTATGGTTCTATAAATGTATTTGCAAGTTAAAGAGCACTTGTGTACCTGATCACTGCTGAGTGAATGCAGCTTGCAACGTTCAAGCTGTTTACTCCTGTTCTAGAAAATGCCTAGTGAAGCATGATGTATCATCAAAGATGGCAGAGGGGATCATCCTGTCCATCTCATTTGTGTAGGGTTCTCTTTAGAAAGCAGGTAAGGCTATGCAAAGGATTTTAGTTCAGTCCGTTACACTGACCGACTAGGTccaaagactaacctgttcagctGGCTTCCGGGCCATGGTATCCCTGAGTTCCTGGTGCAGTTGGCTAATTATCAGATGTTGTAAGGAGAAAGAATGTCACAAAATTGATCTTTTTTTCCAGAGAGGGTACAAACAGCTCTTCAGCAGCTACATGGGCGACCTCGTGGACTTACGTTCATGCCATATGAAGCTTTAGACAGGGTTGATGCTGAAAATGAAGACTGCAGCTAGGTTCAATTTTTAGAAAGAAATACAAATATCTTTATAGTAAATTTCTAGAAAATAAGTATTTTTATATCAACTATTTTACTGACAGCCTTTATTTATAATTCAACAATTTGTACTGATAACAAGTCAAAGTAAACAAATCCAACGATATGAGAAAAGGAACATTCGCAGCAGCACCCCACCCAACAGAATCAACCcaaaaccctcccccaccccatacacttcccaccccctcctccaagAGGATAAAATAAAGAGGCAGAACACCACCTCAAATGTCACAGAGGTAAGGTTTTAAGGAGCAGGCCGCGGGCTCCAGGAGAGAGATGCTATATAAAAAGGCCGCCCAAACCAACCGGAACCATTTTCTTGCCAGTCTTTATTTAAAAGGACAGGCAAATCCGAGCATGGCCACGTAGGAGACACAACTTGGACCCAggggccaggggcgtatctgaggttcggcggtaggggggcaggggctagagtgagggggcacattatagcccccctggCTGCCGCCCCcctaccaccgtcaaccctcccctaccgccgtcaaccctcccctgcctaccaccgtcacctacccccgccgaggtccgcttcctccggtccggtgcctttaaaagtattacttcagctagtgggggaccctcaacccccgccagcccagccgaggtcttgttttaagaagtttttccattgaaaactgcctgcctgcatcccttccagtttcggactgagtctgacgttgcagcacgttgacgtcctgcacgtacaacgtgctgcaacatcagactcagtccgaaactggaagggatgcaggcaggcagttttcaatagcacgaggatggaagaacttcttaaaacaagacctcagctgggctggcgggggttgggggtcccccgccagctgaagtaatacttttaaaggcaccggaccggaggaagcggacttcggcgggggtaggtgatggcggtaggcgggggagggttgacggcggtaggggagtccaggcccctgtggccccacgcagatacgcccctgccaggggtatagccagacctcagcaggaggggatccagagcccgatgTGGGGGGGgacacagtttagcccgcctccccctgctgctgccaaCCCCCTGCCAtgttcgaccccccccccccaagccacttTTGACCTGTatggacgtgcatgcaggacatcaggagtcaggactgaaagaaacagcgaaggcgctggagaccaccactgaagaagactttgactggcgggggttggggaccccccccccccagcaaaggtacctagcggcagcgggggagtggtggtggcggcaggaggggggatcgaaagttgcaggggagggtcggcggcggggggggggttgaaagtagagggggccagggctaaatctgtggggcccatgccaccgtggccccacctagctacgcccccgCTTGGACCTTTGCACTTCTTACTAGAGCTCAAAGCACACATTCAGTTTCGAGGAGTGTAATGCAAGCTTGTAAGCTAGAGAATGTTCCGGTTTTTAAGAAACAGACCGCTATTGAAAGGGGCCTTGACAGCTTAGGTAAATGAACTAGGTCTGAGCATACCGGCTTCTCATGCGCTAAATCCAAAACATCATTCGCTATCACAGAATAATGGATGTTAGTACGCCAAGGGCCATCTGTGAAGATTTTACAGTCGCAGTGAATAAAACTGTGTGTTTAAGTTTTCCACGCACAAAATTTTTATTGAGATGACGAGCTGCTATGATGCAAAATttgtggtcagggtggtggactttggtcctggggaactgaggaactgagttcgattcccacttcaggcacaggcagctccttgtgactctgggcaagtcacttaaccctccattgccccatgtaagccgcattgagcctgccatgagtgggaaagcgcgggctacaaatgtaacaaaaaataaaatagatactattggagattctacatggaatgttgctattccactagcaacattccatgtagaaggctgcgcaggcttctgtttctgtgagtctgacgtcctgcacatacgtgcaggacgtcagactcacagaagcagaagcctgcgcggccacattggtgatctgcaagggccgacttctacatggaatgttgctagtggaatagcaacattccatgtagaatctcaaatagtagcaacagtggaggagtggccaagtggttagggtggtggactttggtcctggggaactgagttggattcccacctcaggcacgggcagctccttgtgactctgggcaagtcacttaaccctccattgccccatgtaagacgcattgagcctgccatgagtgggaaagcgcagggtacaaatgtaacaaaaataaaatagatactattggagattctacatggaatgttgctactattggagattctacatggaatgttgctattccactagcaacattccatgtagaaggctgcgcaggcttctgtttctgtgagtctgacgtcctgcatgtgcaggacgtcagactcacagaagcagaagcctgcacggccacattggtgatctgcaagggccgacttctacatggaatgttgctagtgggactctgggcaagtcacttaaccctccattgcccccatgtaagccgcattgagcctgccatgagtgggaaagcgcgggc
Encoded here:
- the LOC115458637 gene encoding protein phosphatase 1J-like, whose protein sequence is ARVMATIGVTRGFGDHDLKVYNSSIHIKPFLSCFPEVRVYDLMQYKHQPDDVMVMGTDGLWDVVNDQEVADIVRTILSDYKPNHPSRFTKVAQELVSRSRGVLKERGWRMANDKLGSGDDISVFVIPLGNQRKGT